Proteins from a single region of Pyrus communis chromosome 6, drPyrComm1.1, whole genome shotgun sequence:
- the LOC137737113 gene encoding UDP-glucuronate 4-epimerase 1, with protein MPSALDDELFPSTPGKFKIERSHAMNRQFHRCFASTSTMFLWVLFLIALTASYLSFQSFVDSGSRYFSASWGGIQWEKQIRNSAQIHRSGGMSVLVTGAAGFVGTHVSLALKKRGDGVVGIDNFNSYYDPSLKKARRSLLKTHGVFIVEGDINDNRLLDKLFDTVAFTHLMHLAAQAGVRYAMENPQSYVHSNIAGLVTLLEVCKSANPQPSIVWASSSSVYGLNDNVPFSESDRTDQPASLYAATKKAGEEITHTYNHIYGLSITGLRFFTVYGPWGRPDMAYFSFTRNILQGKPITIYRGKNRVDLARDFTYIDDIVKGCLGSLDTSGKSTGSGGKKRGAAPYRIFNLGNTSPVTVPTLVNILERQLRTKAKKNMVDMPGNGDVPFTHANISLARRELGYKPTTDLQTGLKKFVRWYLSYYGYNHGKPVN; from the coding sequence ATGCCGTCTGCATTGGACGATGAGTTGTTCCCGTCGACGCCCGGAAAGTTCAAAATCGAACGCAGCCACGCCATGAACCGCCAGTTCCACCGATGTTTCGCCTCCACAAGCACCATGTTCTTGTGGGTCTTATTTCTTATCGCCTTGACGGCGTCCTATTTGAGTTTTCAGAGCTTCGTCGACTCCGGCAGCCGCTACTTCTCCGCCTCCTGGGGCGGCATCCAGTGGGAGAAGCAGATCCGCAACTCCGCCCAGATCCACCGCTCCGGCGGCATGTCCGTCCTCGTCACCGGCGCAGCCGGTTTCGTCGGAACCCACGTCTCCCTGGCCCTCAAAAAGCGCGGAGACGGCGTCGTCGGAATTGACAACTTCAACAGCTACTACGATCCGTCGCTAAAGAAGGCTCGCCGGTCGCTCCTCAAGACCCACGGCGTTTTCATCGTCGAGGGCGACATAAACGACAATCGCCTTCTGGACAAGCTATTCGATACAGTGGCGTTCACCCATTTGATGCACTTGGCGGCTCAGGCCGGCGTCCGGTACGCCATGGAGAATCCGCAGTCTTACGTCCACAGCAACATCGCCGGCCTCGTGACGCTTCTCGAAGTCTGCAAATCGGCCAATCCTCAGCCGTCCATTGTTTGGGCTTCGTCCAGCTCTGTCTACGGTCTGAACGACAACGTCCCATTCTCCGAATCAGACCGGACTGACCAGCCGGCTAGCCTCTACGCCGCCACCAAGAAAGCCGGCGAAGAAATTACCCACACTTACAACCATATTTATGGCCTGTCAATTACCGGGTTGAGATTTTTCACCGTGTACGGACCGTGGGGCCGACCCGACATGGCCTATTTCTCTTTCACCCGCAACATCCTCCAGGGGAAGCCCATCACCATTTACAGGGGCAAGAACCGGGTGGACTTGGCCCGGGATTTCACGTATATTGACGACATCGTGAAGGGTTGTTTGGGGTCATTGGATACGTCCGGGAAGAGTACCGGGTCGGGTGGGAAGAAGCGGGGAGCGGCGCCATACCGTATCTTTAATTTGGGGAACACATCACCGGTGACAGTGCCCACACTCGTCAACATCTTGGAGCGGCAGTTGAGGACGAAGGCGAAGAAAAATATGGTGGACATGCCTGGAAACGGCGACGTTCCGTTCACGCACGCGAATATAAGCTTGGCCCGAAGGGAACTCGGGTATAAGCCCACAACCGATTTGCAAACCGGGTTGAAGAAGTTTGTTAGGTGGTACCTTTCGTATTACGGCTACAATCACGGCAAGCCTGTAAattaa